Proteins encoded together in one Kutzneria kofuensis window:
- a CDS encoding type I polyketide synthase has translation MMSTDDKLRDYLKRATTELQQVRRQLREVEARQHEPIAIVAMSCRYPGGVTTPEGLWDLVARGGDGISTLPTNRGWDVEALYDPEPGTPGKTYSREGGFLHEAGEFDADFFRISPREAKETDPQQRLLLELVWEALERAGIDPTTLKGSRTGVFAGVAYHDYWPGGGVGSLASVVSGRVAYTLGLEGPAVTVDTACSSSLVALHWAMQALRNGECTLALAGGVTVMSTPDSFVGFSEQRGLARDGRCKSFAKAADGTGWGEGIGILLVERLSDAQRNGHPILAVVRGSAVNQDGASNGLSAPNGPSQRRVIEQALASAQLSADQVDVVEAHGTGTTLGDPIEAQALLATYGKDRERPLWLGSIKSNIGHAQAAAGVSGIIKMVMAMRHGVLPKLLHLDEPTPQVDWTAGNIQLLAEAQPWPQTGEPRRAGISSFGLSGTNAHVIIEEAPAVEVPERVVERRVVPWVISGRTAKALADQASRLSDVDVAEPLDVAFSLATGRTAFDQRAAVIGVEHEDFIRGLRAIADGVPGTGVVTGSALAGKTAFLFTGQGAQRIGMGRELHRVFPVFAEAWDAAIDPELAGVVWGADQEALNQTGNAQPALFAFEVALYRLVQSWGVRPDFVAGHSVGEIAAAHVAGVLSLEDARTLVSARGRLMQALPAGGAMVALQASEDEIQLRAGVSIAAVNGPQSVVISGDEETVLAIKAEFEALGRKTSRLKVSHAFHSPLMEPMLAEFRSVVAGLTFNEPSLGVVTTSAGGGQWSEPEYWVNHVREAVRFADAVTGLNAQGVTKFVEIGPDGVLTGMGANCVEDAAFVAIQRRDKSEERELVSGLAQAFANGVAVDWPKFYEGREARRVDLPTYAFQHQFYWRDKETPAATADPIDSAFWDAVEREDLADLAERLEIEEGTLGAVLPAMSAWRKQYRDQAMVDSWRYRVSWLPVEDVQAESLLGTWLVVVPRGFRDHELAKAVAAATEVEIIEFADGDRAGLVAQLGSHAPAGVLSLLALDDTPHPLYPSMSAGGTATVALAQALADAGVTGKLWCVTNGGVAVENSAELTSAYQGSLWGLGGVLALDHPDTWGGMIDLPDAGEATVRRLLGALSGIDDEDQIAIRANGRFARRMVRAGLNGNAPKRSWKPRGTTLITGGTGGLGAHVARWLAGNGAEHLVLTSRRGNAATGVSELEAELKELGAEVTVAACDVADRDAVRELLDGIPNLTTVVHAAGVSQRIAPVEDITLAEFAEVGRAKVLGAVHLDELLGDRELDAFVLFSSGSAVWGSSGQSGYGTANAHLDAIAHQRLAKGRTVTSIAWSSWESGMVDEEMSALMRRIGAPAMPPKLAINAMQQALDNADTHIVVADFDWAKFVPTFTIARPRPLLNALPEVREVLDGGDESEGESAFAAKLAGLSDAERGRAVLDLVRSHVAAVLGYDDPSTLDPSRPFEGLGFDSVSAVDLRNRLGTATGLKLPSTLVFEYTSTSALAEHLKSLLGQSTGGVLPVLADLDRLEETVLALPAEEIERNRITSRLQTLLGRLGDILGDGKENVALDDASADDVFDFIDKELGLA, from the coding sequence TTGATGAGCACCGACGACAAGCTCCGCGACTACCTCAAGCGGGCAACCACGGAACTGCAGCAGGTGCGGCGCCAGCTCCGCGAGGTCGAGGCCAGGCAGCACGAGCCGATCGCGATCGTGGCCATGAGCTGCCGTTACCCCGGTGGCGTCACGACGCCGGAGGGCCTGTGGGACCTCGTCGCCCGCGGCGGTGACGGCATCAGCACGCTGCCCACCAACCGCGGCTGGGATGTGGAGGCCCTCTACGACCCGGAGCCGGGCACGCCCGGCAAGACGTACTCGCGCGAGGGTGGCTTCCTGCACGAGGCCGGCGAGTTCGACGCCGACTTCTTCCGGATCAGCCCGCGCGAGGCCAAGGAGACCGACCCGCAGCAGCGGCTGCTGCTGGAGCTGGTGTGGGAGGCGCTGGAGCGCGCCGGCATCGACCCGACCACGCTGAAGGGCAGCCGCACCGGCGTGTTCGCCGGCGTCGCCTACCACGACTACTGGCCGGGCGGCGGTGTCGGCAGCCTCGCCAGCGTCGTCTCGGGGCGAGTCGCGTACACGCTGGGGTTGGAGGGGCCCGCGGTCACCGTGGACACGGCGTGCTCGTCGTCACTGGTGGCGCTGCACTGGGCGATGCAAGCCCTGCGTAACGGGGAATGCACGCTGGCGCTGGCCGGCGGCGTCACAGTCATGTCCACTCCGGACTCTTTCGTCGGTTTCAGCGAGCAGCGCGGACTGGCCAGGGACGGCCGCTGCAAGTCGTTCGCCAAGGCCGCAGACGGCACCGGTTGGGGCGAGGGCATCGGTATTCTGCTGGTGGAGCGGCTTTCCGACGCGCAGCGCAACGGACACCCGATTCTCGCCGTGGTGCGGGGAAGCGCGGTCAACCAGGACGGCGCCTCGAACGGTTTGTCCGCCCCGAACGGGCCGTCGCAGCGGCGGGTGATCGAGCAGGCGCTGGCCTCCGCGCAGCTGTCGGCCGACCAGGTCGACGTCGTCGAGGCGCACGGCACCGGCACGACGCTGGGTGACCCGATCGAGGCGCAGGCTCTGCTGGCCACGTACGGCAAGGATCGCGAGCGGCCGCTCTGGCTGGGGTCGATCAAGTCCAACATCGGTCACGCCCAGGCGGCCGCCGGTGTCTCCGGCATCATCAAGATGGTCATGGCGATGCGGCACGGCGTCCTGCCGAAGCTGCTGCACCTGGACGAGCCGACGCCGCAGGTGGACTGGACCGCCGGCAACATCCAACTGCTGGCCGAGGCGCAGCCGTGGCCGCAGACCGGCGAACCCCGCCGGGCCGGCATCTCGTCCTTCGGCCTGAGCGGCACGAACGCGCACGTGATCATCGAGGAGGCGCCGGCGGTCGAGGTGCCGGAGCGGGTCGTCGAACGCCGGGTGGTGCCGTGGGTGATCTCCGGCCGCACCGCGAAGGCGCTGGCGGACCAGGCCTCCCGCCTGTCCGATGTGGACGTCGCTGAGCCGTTGGATGTGGCGTTTTCGCTGGCCACCGGGCGTACCGCGTTCGACCAGCGGGCGGCGGTGATCGGTGTCGAGCACGAGGACTTCATCCGCGGCCTGCGGGCCATCGCCGACGGCGTGCCGGGCACGGGAGTGGTGACCGGCTCTGCCCTCGCCGGCAAGACTGCCTTTCTGTTCACCGGCCAGGGGGCGCAGCGGATCGGGATGGGTCGTGAGCTGCACCGGGTGTTCCCGGTGTTCGCAGAGGCGTGGGATGCGGCGATTGATCCCGAGTTGGCTGGCGTCGTTTGGGGCGCGGATCAGGAGGCTCTGAACCAGACCGGTAACGCCCAGCCGGCGTTGTTCGCGTTCGAGGTTGCACTGTACCGTTTAGTTCAGTCGTGGGGTGTGCGGCCGGACTTCGTGGCCGGTCACTCGGTCGGTGAGATTGCGGCTGCGCATGTCGCCGGGGTCTTGTCGCTGGAGGATGCCCGCACGCTGGTCAGCGCTCGTGGTCGGTTGATGCAGGCGTTGCCGGCTGGTGGGGCGATGGTGGCGTTGCAGGCCAGCGAGGATGAGATCCAGCTCCGCGCGGGTGTAAGTATCGCGGCGGTCAATGGTCCGCAGTCGGTCGTGATCTCCGGTGACGAAGAGACTGTTCTCGCTATCAAGGCGGAGTTCGAGGCGCTGGGTCGCAAGACCTCGCGGCTCAAGGTGTCGCACGCCTTCCACTCGCCGTTGATGGAGCCGATGCTGGCGGAGTTCCGGAGTGTTGTGGCCGGCCTGACCTTCAACGAGCCGTCGCTCGGGGTGGTCACCACTTCCGCCGGTGGTGGGCAGTGGTCCGAGCCGGAGTACTGGGTCAACCACGTCCGCGAGGCCGTGCGGTTCGCGGACGCGGTGACTGGGCTCAACGCACAGGGCGTGACCAAGTTCGTGGAGATCGGGCCCGACGGCGTGCTCACGGGCATGGGCGCGAACTGCGTGGAGGACGCGGCGTTCGTGGCCATCCAGCGGCGCGACAAGTCGGAGGAGCGCGAGCTGGTCTCCGGCCTGGCGCAAGCGTTTGCCAACGGCGTGGCCGTCGACTGGCCCAAGTTCTACGAGGGCCGCGAGGCGCGGCGGGTGGACCTGCCGACCTACGCCTTCCAGCACCAGTTCTACTGGCGGGACAAGGAGACCCCGGCCGCCACCGCCGACCCGATCGACTCCGCCTTCTGGGATGCCGTCGAGCGCGAGGATCTCGCCGATCTGGCCGAACGGCTGGAGATCGAGGAGGGCACACTCGGCGCGGTCCTGCCGGCGATGTCCGCGTGGCGCAAGCAGTACCGCGACCAGGCCATGGTGGATTCCTGGCGGTACAGGGTGAGCTGGCTGCCGGTCGAGGACGTGCAGGCCGAATCCCTGCTCGGCACCTGGCTCGTCGTGGTGCCCAGGGGTTTCAGGGATCACGAGCTGGCCAAGGCCGTCGCCGCCGCGACCGAGGTCGAGATCATCGAGTTCGCCGACGGCGACCGCGCCGGTCTCGTCGCGCAGCTCGGCAGCCACGCCCCGGCCGGCGTCCTGTCCCTACTGGCGCTGGATGACACCCCGCACCCGCTCTACCCCTCGATGTCCGCCGGCGGCACCGCGACCGTCGCCCTCGCCCAGGCCCTGGCCGACGCCGGCGTCACCGGGAAGCTCTGGTGCGTCACCAACGGCGGCGTCGCCGTCGAGAACAGCGCCGAGCTGACCAGCGCGTATCAGGGCTCGCTGTGGGGCTTGGGCGGCGTTCTGGCGCTCGACCACCCCGACACCTGGGGCGGCATGATCGACCTGCCCGATGCCGGCGAGGCGACCGTTCGCCGGCTGCTCGGTGCGCTGTCCGGGATCGACGACGAGGACCAGATCGCCATCCGCGCCAACGGCCGCTTCGCGCGCCGCATGGTTCGCGCCGGCCTCAACGGAAACGCGCCGAAGCGGTCGTGGAAGCCGCGTGGCACCACGCTGATCACCGGTGGCACCGGCGGACTCGGCGCGCACGTCGCCCGCTGGCTCGCCGGCAACGGCGCGGAACACCTTGTCCTGACGAGCCGTCGTGGCAACGCCGCCACGGGCGTCAGCGAACTTGAAGCAGAGTTGAAAGAGCTCGGTGCCGAGGTCACGGTCGCGGCTTGCGATGTCGCCGACCGGGACGCGGTTCGCGAATTACTTGACGGGATCCCGAACCTGACCACCGTCGTGCACGCGGCCGGTGTGTCGCAACGCATCGCCCCGGTCGAGGACATCACACTGGCGGAGTTCGCCGAGGTCGGCCGGGCCAAGGTGCTCGGCGCGGTGCACCTCGACGAACTGCTGGGCGACCGCGAGCTCGACGCGTTCGTGCTGTTCTCGTCCGGTTCCGCGGTCTGGGGCAGCAGCGGCCAGTCCGGCTACGGCACCGCCAACGCCCACCTCGACGCGATTGCCCACCAGCGCCTGGCGAAGGGCCGCACGGTCACCTCGATCGCCTGGAGCTCCTGGGAAAGCGGCATGGTCGACGAGGAGATGAGCGCCCTGATGCGGCGCATCGGCGCCCCCGCGATGCCGCCGAAGCTGGCGATCAACGCGATGCAGCAGGCCCTCGACAACGCCGACACGCACATCGTCGTCGCGGACTTCGACTGGGCGAAGTTCGTTCCCACCTTCACCATCGCCCGTCCTCGGCCGCTGCTCAACGCGCTGCCGGAGGTCCGCGAGGTCCTCGACGGCGGCGACGAGTCCGAGGGCGAGTCGGCGTTCGCCGCGAAGCTGGCCGGCCTGTCCGACGCCGAGCGTGGCCGGGCCGTGCTGGATCTGGTGCGCAGCCACGTCGCCGCGGTGCTCGGCTACGACGATCCGTCCACACTGGACCCGAGTCGCCCGTTCGAGGGCCTCGGTTTCGACTCCGTCAGCGCGGTCGACCTGCGCAATCGCCTCGGTACGGCAACGGGCCTGAAGCTGCCGTCC